A DNA window from Pungitius pungitius chromosome 1, fPunPun2.1, whole genome shotgun sequence contains the following coding sequences:
- the LOC119223488 gene encoding lysophosphatidic acid receptor 6 produces the protein MSTNISNPNLTNSTGHINILLVSIYSFISFFGLIFNLIALFIFYHNKFRSQTVVYMTNLATADVLLILTLPMRIYYYLGFDNLPQWLCEVLGLVLKANMYGSIFLLTSICLDRCMAVTFPMSSRVQEWRKKAPLVCLGIWLLTFGASVPIYLSKRSQVKNKDCFDGLPVYATNLVVVLPTLIVGFGIPLIIMLICSWGLARAVRRSTATQTGQVDEKKIKRMIITSLFIFILSFLPYHVILVLFSLVDVDSIPQPMKAAYSYSLMVACFNTVLDPVAYYFTTDTFRKSVDMGAVWRMFPLSSQSPGTERRIHNS, from the coding sequence ATGTCAACCAACATCTCCAACCCCAACCTCACGAACAGCACAGGACACATCAACATCCTCCTTGTGTCTATCTActccttcatttcttttttcggTTTGATTTTTAATCTCATAGCGCTCTTCATCTTCTACCACAACAAATTCAGATCACAAACCGTTGTCTACATGACTAACCTGGCCACAGCAGATGTACTGCTTATTCTTACGTTGCCTATGAGGATCTACTACTATCTGGGATTTGACAACCTTCCACAGTGGCTGTGTGAGGTCCTTGGTTTGGTCCTGAAAGCCAACATGTACGGGAGCATCTTTCTCCTCACGTCCATTTGCTTGGACCGTTGCATGGCCGTCACCTTTCCAATGTCATCCCGTGTGCAGGAGTGGAGGAAGAAAGCGCCGTTGGTTTGTCTCGGAATATGGCTGCTCACCTTTGGTGCTAGCGTGCCCATCTACCTTTCCAAGCGGTCACAAGTTAAGAACAAGGACTGTTTTGATGGCCTGCCGGTCTATGCTACAAACCTCGTGGTGGTGTTACCCACTCTGATTGTGGGTTTTGGAATCCCGCTCATTATTATGCTGATCTGCTCATGGGGTCTGGCCCGCGCTGTCCGAAGAAGTACCGCGACCCAGACCGGCCAGGTTGACGAAAAAAAGATCAAGCGGATGATCATCACCAGcctcttcattttcattctcaGCTTCCTCCCTTACCATGTCATCTTGGTTCTCTTCTCTCTCGTAGATGTAGATAGCATACCACAGCCAATGAAGGCCGCATACAGCTACAGCCTGATGGTCGCATGTTTCAACACGGTACTGGATCCTGTTGCATACTATTTCACCACGGACACCTTCAGGAAGAGCGTCGACATGGGCGCTGTTTGGAGGATGTTTCCTTTGAGCAGTCAAAGTCCTGGCACAGAGAGGAGAATCCATAACAGCTAA